In Rhodobacteraceae bacterium LMO-JJ12, a single window of DNA contains:
- the rpsF gene encoding 30S ribosomal protein S6 has translation MPLYEHVFISRQDLSNTQAEGLIEHFGTVLADNGGKLVDHEYWGVKTMAYKINKNRKGHYAFLRSDAPAAAVQEMERLMRLHDDVMRVLTIKVDEHVEGPSVQMQKRDERDTRRERR, from the coding sequence ATGCCGCTTTATGAGCATGTATTCATCTCGCGCCAGGATCTTTCCAACACCCAGGCCGAGGGATTGATCGAACATTTTGGCACCGTCCTCGCGGACAACGGCGGCAAGCTGGTTGACCATGAGTATTGGGGCGTCAAAACGATGGCCTACAAGATCAACAAGAACCGCAAGGGCCACTATGCCTTCCTGCGCTCCGACGCACCGGCGGCGGCTGTACAGGAAATGGAACGCCTGATGCGTCTGCATGATGATGTGATGCGCGTCTTGACCATCAAGGTCGACGAGCACGTCGAAGGCCCCTCGGTTCAGATGCAGAAACGTGACGAACGCGACACCCGTCGCGAACGCCGCTGA
- the fabG gene encoding 3-oxoacyl-[acyl-carrier-protein] reductase: protein MFDLTGKCALVTGASGGIGGAIARVLHGAGATVGLSGTRVEPLEALAAELGARAHVLACNLSDAEAVDALPKQAIAAMGSVDILVNNAGITRDQIFMRMSDDEWQSVLDVNLTSTMRLCRGVMRPMMKARWGRIVNISSIVGTTGNPGQANYAASKAGMVGLTKSIAYEVASRGITANAVAPGFIATAMTDKLTDDQKTKINAQIPAARMGTAEEIAAAVLYLASPEAGYVTGATLHVNGGMAMI, encoded by the coding sequence ATGTTTGATCTGACGGGTAAATGCGCATTGGTGACAGGGGCATCGGGCGGCATTGGTGGCGCGATTGCGCGAGTGTTGCATGGTGCCGGGGCAACAGTGGGGTTGTCGGGCACCCGGGTGGAGCCTCTGGAGGCACTGGCGGCCGAGTTGGGCGCGCGCGCGCATGTGTTGGCGTGCAATTTGTCGGATGCCGAAGCGGTCGACGCGTTGCCCAAACAGGCGATCGCGGCGATGGGGTCGGTTGATATTCTGGTCAACAATGCGGGAATCACCCGCGACCAGATTTTCATGCGCATGTCGGATGACGAATGGCAAAGCGTTCTGGATGTGAATTTGACATCGACCATGCGGCTTTGTCGGGGCGTGATGCGCCCGATGATGAAGGCGCGTTGGGGGCGGATCGTGAATATTTCGTCAATCGTGGGAACCACGGGCAATCCGGGACAGGCCAATTACGCGGCCTCCAAGGCCGGGATGGTGGGGCTTACGAAATCCATCGCCTATGAGGTCGCCAGCCGAGGGATCACCGCCAATGCCGTGGCGCCGGGTTTTATTGCCACGGCCATGACCGACAAGTTGACGGATGATCAGAAAACCAAGATCAACGCGCAGATTCCGGCTGCCCGTATGGGCACCGCCGAAGAGATTGCGGCTGCCGTGCTCTATTTGGCCAGCCCTGAGGCAGGTTATGTCACCGGGGCGACGTTGCATGTGAATGGTGGCATGGCAATGATCTGA
- the fabF gene encoding beta-ketoacyl-ACP synthase II → MRRVVVTGLGMVTPLADGVEESWKRLLAGQSGAGPITQFNPERLITKYACEVKHGDGSDGTFNGDAYVEPKERRKIDDFILYGIAAADQAVKDAGWMPEDEESRLRTGVMIGSGIGGLKSIEATTLLMAEKGPRRVSPFFIPGALINLISGQVGIRFGFKGPNHAVVTACSTGAHAIGDATRLIKYGDADVMVAGGAEAAICEIGMAGFNACKALSTKREDDPKAASRPYDADRDGFVMGEGAGVVVLEEYEHAKARGAKIYAEVAGYGLSGDAYHITAPSEDGDGGFRSMQAALKDAGLEPDAVDYINAHGTSTMADVIELAAVERLLGDAASKATMSSTKSMTGHLLGAAGAIEAIFSILAIRDQVVPPTINLDTPVVETPLDLAANVKSEREVNVALSNSFGFGGTNASVIFKKV, encoded by the coding sequence ATGCGTCGAGTGGTTGTCACAGGGCTTGGAATGGTTACACCTTTGGCCGATGGGGTCGAAGAAAGCTGGAAGCGGCTGTTGGCCGGGCAATCCGGTGCAGGGCCGATAACCCAGTTCAATCCTGAGCGACTGATCACGAAATACGCTTGCGAAGTCAAACATGGCGATGGCAGTGACGGCACATTCAACGGCGACGCCTATGTCGAGCCGAAGGAACGCCGCAAGATCGACGATTTCATCCTCTATGGTATCGCCGCAGCCGATCAGGCGGTGAAAGATGCCGGTTGGATGCCGGAGGACGAGGAAAGCCGTCTGCGCACTGGCGTGATGATAGGGTCGGGCATTGGCGGGCTGAAATCCATCGAAGCGACCACTTTGTTGATGGCCGAAAAAGGCCCGCGCCGGGTGTCGCCATTTTTTATTCCCGGCGCTCTGATCAATCTGATTTCCGGGCAAGTCGGTATTCGCTTTGGCTTCAAGGGGCCAAACCATGCGGTGGTGACCGCCTGTTCCACCGGGGCGCATGCCATTGGTGATGCAACGCGGCTGATCAAATATGGTGATGCCGACGTGATGGTCGCGGGGGGCGCCGAGGCGGCGATCTGTGAAATCGGCATGGCCGGGTTCAATGCTTGCAAGGCGCTCTCGACCAAGCGTGAGGACGATCCAAAGGCGGCGAGCCGCCCCTATGACGCTGACCGTGATGGTTTTGTGATGGGGGAGGGTGCCGGTGTTGTCGTGTTGGAAGAATATGAACACGCCAAGGCGCGCGGCGCGAAGATATATGCCGAAGTGGCGGGCTATGGCCTGTCCGGCGATGCCTATCATATCACCGCACCCAGCGAAGATGGCGATGGCGGTTTTCGCTCGATGCAAGCCGCGCTTAAGGATGCCGGACTAGAACCCGATGCGGTTGATTACATCAATGCGCATGGTACCTCGACCATGGCGGATGTGATCGAATTGGCAGCGGTGGAACGGTTGTTGGGTGATGCGGCAAGCAAGGCAACGATGAGTTCGACCAAGTCGATGACCGGGCACCTCTTGGGGGCGGCGGGGGCGATCGAGGCTATTTTCTCGATCCTGGCCATTCGCGATCAGGTGGTTCCGCCGACGATCAACCTCGATACGCCTGTCGTGGAGACACCTCTCGACCTAGCGGCGAATGTCAAAAGCGAACGCGAGGTGAATGTGGCGCTTTCCAACAGCTTCGGCTTTGGCGGCACCAATGCCAGCGTGATTTTCAAGAAGGTCTGA
- a CDS encoding acyl carrier protein — MSDVSDRVKKIVVEHLGVDEGKVVENASFIDDLGADSLDTVELVMAFEEEFGIEIPDDAAETIQTFGDAVKFISEAT; from the coding sequence ATGAGCGACGTCTCAGACCGCGTGAAGAAAATCGTTGTGGAGCACCTGGGTGTGGATGAAGGCAAGGTTGTCGAGAACGCTTCGTTCATTGATGATCTTGGCGCAGACAGCCTGGATACTGTTGAATTGGTTATGGCTTTCGAAGAAGAGTTCGGCATCGAGATTCCCGATGATGCGGCCGAGACCATTCAGACCTTTGGCGATGCTGTGAAGTTCATCTCCGAAGCGACCTGA
- the mltG gene encoding endolytic transglycosylase MltG, with amino-acid sequence MWRHFASNAITLLIVIVFLLGGMILWGQSQYVAEGPLEQQICLRVDRGSNVTRVSETLEQEGAITSGTIFRLGMDYGDKTGQLKAGSFLVPEHSSMSEIAEIVTRGGASTCGTEVVYRIGVTAQDVQVRTLDPVTSRFVDVAKFDPIADPVPDEFTKVRAQNDTRYRVAIAEGVTSWQIVDALSRVDVLDGKVSEVPPEGSLAPDSYEVRKGDDRASLLKKMSEAQEILLAAAWEGRDRSVPLASPEEALILASIIEKETGVAEERGKVASVFVNRLRSGMRLQTDPTVIYGVTNGQGVLGRGLRQSELRKATPYNTYVIEGLPPTPIANPGRASLQAAVNPEETEYVFFVADGSGGHAFASTLDEHNENVRRWREIEKQRASE; translated from the coding sequence ATGTGGCGCCATTTTGCTTCCAACGCGATCACGCTGCTGATCGTGATCGTTTTCCTGCTGGGCGGGATGATCCTGTGGGGGCAATCGCAATATGTCGCCGAGGGGCCGCTGGAGCAGCAGATATGCTTGCGCGTCGATCGCGGCAGCAACGTCACCCGTGTTTCTGAAACCTTGGAACAGGAAGGCGCGATCACATCCGGCACGATTTTCCGGCTTGGAATGGATTATGGCGACAAGACAGGACAGTTGAAAGCTGGTTCATTTCTGGTGCCAGAGCATTCGTCGATGTCGGAAATCGCCGAGATTGTCACCCGCGGCGGGGCCAGTACTTGTGGCACGGAAGTGGTCTATCGTATCGGTGTAACGGCACAGGACGTGCAGGTGCGCACGCTTGATCCGGTCACCAGCCGGTTTGTCGACGTGGCGAAGTTTGACCCGATAGCAGACCCGGTACCAGACGAATTTACCAAGGTGCGCGCGCAGAATGACACACGCTATCGCGTTGCCATCGCCGAGGGTGTAACCAGCTGGCAGATCGTGGATGCGTTGAGCCGGGTCGATGTGCTGGATGGCAAGGTGAGCGAGGTGCCGCCTGAAGGGTCATTGGCGCCAGACAGTTATGAGGTGCGCAAGGGGGATGACCGCGCCAGCCTGCTCAAGAAGATGAGCGAAGCGCAAGAGATACTTCTGGCGGCGGCTTGGGAAGGCCGTGATCGCTCTGTGCCATTGGCCAGCCCTGAAGAGGCTCTTATTCTGGCGTCGATCATCGAGAAGGAAACCGGCGTGGCCGAAGAGCGCGGCAAGGTTGCCAGTGTGTTCGTCAACCGGCTACGGAGCGGCATGCGGCTTCAGACCGACCCGACGGTGATTTATGGCGTCACCAATGGGCAAGGCGTATTGGGTCGCGGGTTGCGCCAGAGCGAGTTGCGCAAGGCGACACCATATAACACCTATGTCATCGAGGGTTTGCCGCCGACGCCGATCGCCAATCCGGGCCGTGCAAGCCTGCAGGCTGCGGTGAACCCGGAAGAGACCGAATATGTGTTCTTTGTCGCCGATGGCAGTGGTGGCCACGCCTTTGCTTCGACGCTGGACGAGCACAATGAAAACGTCAGACGCTGGCGCGAGATCGAAAAGCAGCGCGCCAGCGAATAG
- a CDS encoding class I SAM-dependent methyltransferase, translated as MALPESPISHLVSLAKQESCEAFKEQMEQSMLFPKQVQNRRYCIRRAIRNDLSDGLFIELGVAGGAGCRLFGNALSHVGKTVSGFDSFEGLEEDWTGKETGRAAGAFTQGGELPGVPDNVTLIKGMVQDTLPAYLKETGKAPFSFVHMDMDTYTPTRFALDAIRPRLTKGSIILFDELYGYPGWRHHEYKALSETLDPESYQFISFSFESVAIEMLRKPK; from the coding sequence ATGGCATTACCTGAGAGTCCGATTTCGCATCTGGTTTCTTTGGCCAAACAGGAGAGTTGTGAGGCATTCAAGGAGCAGATGGAGCAATCCATGCTGTTTCCCAAACAAGTCCAGAACAGGAGATACTGCATTCGCCGGGCAATCCGCAATGATCTGTCCGACGGGCTTTTCATCGAATTGGGCGTGGCTGGCGGGGCCGGGTGCCGCCTGTTTGGAAATGCGTTGTCACATGTTGGAAAGACAGTTTCAGGCTTTGACAGTTTCGAAGGGCTCGAGGAGGACTGGACAGGCAAGGAAACCGGACGTGCCGCCGGGGCCTTCACTCAAGGGGGCGAATTACCGGGGGTTCCGGACAACGTAACCTTGATCAAGGGAATGGTGCAGGACACGCTGCCGGCCTATCTCAAGGAAACGGGGAAGGCGCCGTTTTCCTTTGTTCATATGGACATGGACACCTATACGCCGACCCGTTTCGCGCTGGACGCTATTCGGCCCCGGCTGACCAAGGGCAGCATCATCCTGTTTGATGAGCTTTACGGTTATCCGGGCTGGCGGCATCATGAATACAAGGCGCTGAGCGAAACACTTGATCCTGAAAGCTATCAGTTCATTTCATTTTCGTTTGAAAGCGTTGCGATCGAGATGCTGAGAAAGCCGAAGTGA
- the rpsR gene encoding 30S ribosomal protein S18 produces MAAKPFFRRRKVCPFSGDNAPKIDYKDTKLLQRYISERGKIVPSRITAVSAKKQRELARAIKRARFLALLPYAVK; encoded by the coding sequence ATGGCTGCAAAACCGTTTTTCCGCCGCCGCAAGGTCTGCCCGTTCTCGGGTGATAATGCGCCGAAGATCGACTATAAGGACACGAAACTGCTGCAACGCTACATTTCCGAGCGTGGCAAGATCGTGCCGTCCCGTATCACCGCCGTATCGGCCAAGAAGCAACGGGAACTTGCCCGCGCCATCAAACGCGCCCGCTTCCTCGCCCTTCTGCCCTACGCCGTGAAGTAA
- a CDS encoding lytic transglycosylase domain-containing protein, with the protein MCITTRRNFFLTLCVLPLASCGSTRATAPAPNRFNPPLYPNETPELRALINKWADHYEIPRKLVHRQAVRESTHRPWARNGPYYGLLQILPQTARSMGFRGKPSDLLDPNVNLQFAGKYLRGAWLVSGGNIDEAVMWYARGYYYEAKRLGLLKETGLRS; encoded by the coding sequence ATGTGCATCACGACCAGAAGAAACTTCTTTCTCACGCTCTGTGTCCTGCCCTTGGCAAGCTGCGGCTCCACCCGCGCCACCGCTCCTGCGCCCAACCGCTTCAATCCGCCGCTCTATCCCAATGAAACACCCGAATTGCGCGCCCTGATCAACAAATGGGCCGATCACTACGAAATCCCGCGCAAGCTGGTGCATCGCCAAGCCGTGCGCGAAAGCACCCACCGTCCCTGGGCGCGTAACGGTCCCTACTATGGCCTCCTGCAAATCCTGCCACAAACCGCACGTTCCATGGGCTTTCGCGGCAAACCCTCCGATCTTCTCGATCCCAACGTGAACCTGCAATTTGCCGGCAAATACCTGCGCGGCGCTTGGCTGGTCTCGGGAGGCAATATCGACGAGGCGGTGATGTGGTATGCGCGCGGATATTACTACGAAGCCAAACGGCTCGGGCTTCTGAAGGAAACCGGCTTGCGAAGCTGA
- the rplI gene encoding 50S ribosomal protein L9: MQVILLERVAKLGQMGDVVDVKAGYARNFLLPQGKALTASEANVASFEGQKAQLEARNLETKAEAESLAAKLDGQQFVVIRSASDAGALYGSVTTRDAADAASEEGFSVDRKQVVLARPIKDLGLHDVHVLLHPEVDVTIILNVARSVEEAELQASGKSIQELAAEEEAAADFEIAELFDDLGAAASDDDDLAEAAGVEIEDEAPAEDDEA; the protein is encoded by the coding sequence ATGCAAGTTATCCTACTTGAACGCGTGGCCAAGCTTGGCCAGATGGGCGACGTCGTCGATGTCAAAGCCGGATACGCCCGCAACTTCCTCCTGCCCCAAGGCAAGGCGCTGACCGCCTCCGAGGCCAATGTAGCAAGCTTTGAAGGCCAGAAGGCCCAACTTGAAGCGCGCAACCTCGAAACCAAGGCAGAAGCCGAATCCCTGGCTGCCAAACTTGATGGCCAGCAGTTCGTCGTGATTCGGTCGGCCTCCGATGCCGGCGCGCTTTACGGTTCAGTCACCACCCGTGACGCCGCCGATGCCGCCTCGGAAGAGGGCTTCTCGGTCGACCGCAAACAGGTGGTTCTCGCCCGTCCGATCAAGGATCTCGGCCTGCACGACGTTCATGTGCTGTTGCACCCGGAAGTCGATGTGACCATCATACTGAACGTCGCGCGCTCGGTTGAAGAAGCCGAACTGCAAGCGTCGGGCAAATCGATCCAGGAATTGGCTGCGGAAGAAGAAGCCGCCGCCGATTTCGAGATTGCCGAGCTGTTTGACGATCTCGGCGCTGCCGCGTCGGATGATGATGATCTGGCCGAAGCCGCCGGTGTCGAAATCGAAGACGAGGCACCCGCCGAAGACGACGAAGCCTGA
- the fabD gene encoding ACP S-malonyltransferase produces the protein MSRAFVFPGQGAQTIGMGQALAQAYPAAKAVFDEVDEALGEKLSTLIWEGEQDTLTLTQNAQPALMAASLAAMRALEAEGVTMEQASFVAGHSLGEYSALAAAGALSISDTARLLRTRGEAMQKAVPVGVGAMAALLGLDFEAVRAVAEEAAQGEVCQAANDNDPGQVVVSGHKAAVERAVDLAKERGAKRAVLLPVSAPFHCALMQPAADVMQEALAAVEIKAPAVPLIANVSAAPVSDPDEIRALLVAQVTGSVRWRESVMAMAAAGVNEIWEIGAGKALSGMVRRIDRAITCRAIGGPDDVKAAIDALNG, from the coding sequence ATGAGCCGTGCATTCGTATTTCCGGGGCAGGGGGCACAAACCATCGGGATGGGACAGGCTTTGGCACAGGCGTATCCCGCAGCCAAAGCGGTGTTTGACGAGGTTGACGAAGCGTTGGGCGAAAAGCTCTCGACCCTGATCTGGGAGGGAGAGCAGGACACGCTGACCCTGACGCAGAATGCACAACCGGCGTTGATGGCCGCATCGCTGGCGGCGATGCGCGCACTTGAGGCCGAAGGCGTAACCATGGAACAGGCGAGTTTTGTCGCCGGGCATTCACTGGGCGAATACTCCGCGCTGGCGGCGGCTGGTGCATTGTCGATCAGCGATACCGCGCGCTTGTTGCGCACGCGTGGCGAGGCGATGCAAAAGGCCGTGCCCGTTGGCGTGGGCGCGATGGCCGCACTTTTGGGGCTTGATTTCGAAGCAGTCCGTGCGGTGGCTGAAGAAGCGGCACAGGGTGAGGTCTGCCAAGCGGCGAATGATAACGATCCGGGGCAGGTCGTGGTCTCGGGCCACAAGGCGGCGGTTGAGCGCGCCGTGGATCTGGCCAAGGAGAGGGGCGCCAAACGGGCCGTTCTTTTGCCTGTGTCAGCGCCTTTTCACTGTGCGCTGATGCAGCCTGCGGCGGATGTCATGCAAGAGGCGCTGGCGGCGGTGGAGATCAAGGCACCCGCTGTGCCGTTGATTGCCAACGTGAGTGCGGCGCCGGTCAGCGACCCAGACGAGATTCGCGCGCTTCTGGTCGCGCAGGTCACGGGATCGGTGCGGTGGCGTGAGAGCGTGATGGCAATGGCCGCAGCCGGAGTGAACGAGATCTGGGAAATTGGCGCAGGCAAGGCGTTGTCCGGTATGGTGCGGCGGATTGATCGCGCGATCACCTGTCGCGCGATTGGTGGCCCCGACGATGTAAAAGCGGCGATTGATGCGTTGAACGGGTAA
- a CDS encoding 1-(5-phosphoribosyl)-5-[(5-phosphoribosylamino)methylideneamino] imidazole-4-carboxamide isomerase has protein sequence MIIYPTMELQNGKCVTLHRGRMEEPAIYHVDPIETVQSWAAAGAEWIHVTDFDAVAGTGDNAALIEEIIRVVPASVQLAGGFGSHEAVQQWIDRGAGRIVLGTLPARDPDTFKLLARDYPDQIVLALDIWQGQLMTDGWKTPAAISPQAFLESYGDDPLAAVLITDIDSDIDEVDAHLSVITGLAAQTRHPVIASGTVRGPDDIARLKYVPNIAGALVGRALFAKSVDLAEALKIAQPTPDRVADFL, from the coding sequence ATGATTATCTATCCGACAATGGAATTGCAGAATGGGAAATGTGTCACCCTTCATCGGGGGCGTATGGAGGAGCCTGCGATCTATCACGTCGATCCGATAGAGACGGTGCAGAGCTGGGCTGCGGCCGGGGCCGAATGGATTCACGTCACCGATTTTGACGCCGTGGCGGGTACCGGAGACAACGCGGCACTGATCGAAGAGATCATCCGCGTGGTTCCGGCCTCCGTTCAACTGGCGGGCGGCTTTGGATCGCATGAGGCCGTGCAGCAGTGGATTGACCGGGGTGCGGGGCGCATCGTGCTGGGAACCTTGCCTGCGCGTGATCCGGACACATTCAAGTTGCTTGCGCGCGACTATCCCGATCAGATCGTTCTGGCGCTGGATATCTGGCAGGGGCAACTGATGACCGATGGCTGGAAGACGCCGGCGGCGATATCGCCGCAAGCGTTTCTGGAAAGCTATGGCGATGATCCGCTGGCGGCGGTTCTGATTACCGATATCGACAGTGACATTGACGAGGTCGATGCCCACCTGAGCGTGATCACCGGTTTGGCCGCGCAGACCCGTCATCCGGTGATTGCCAGTGGCACCGTGCGAGGGCCAGACGACATTGCGCGGCTGAAATATGTGCCCAACATTGCGGGCGCGTTGGTGGGGCGCGCGCTATTTGCCAAATCGGTTGATTTGGCTGAGGCGCTAAAAATCGCTCAACCGACGCCAGACCGGGTGGCAGACTTTCTCTGA